A genome region from Methanofollis sp. UBA420 includes the following:
- a CDS encoding phosphoglycerate kinase — translation MTIGTLSELDPSGKTVLLRLDLNSPIDPASNQILDDKRFREHLPTIRHLEDSRVVILTHQSRPGKKDFTTLQAHAEKLGHMLGRPVGYVDDIFGRAAREAVSSLHAGEVLMLENVRFNAEENLTLAPEVAKGTHIVRRLAAMGDVFVNDAFGTAHRSQPTVVGLPMLMRSSAGLLMEREVRNLSRVFTGAPRPVTFVLGGTKVDDSIAVAENVLENGIADRVIVIGVVANVFLIAAGYDIGKPSKDLVAQLKYTAEIERAKAILSRFGDRILFPDQVAVREENTRAEYPVDRIPADAPVMDIGSDALQTVCDAIGSSGTVVLNGPAGVFEDTTFAVGTFEILRASSKVPFSVVGGGHTAAVIEKMGLESAFTHISTGGGACIEFLTGKKLPAIDALERSQGIFRV, via the coding sequence GCCTGGACCTGAACTCCCCCATCGACCCGGCTTCGAACCAGATTCTGGACGACAAACGGTTCCGTGAGCACCTGCCCACGATCCGGCACCTGGAGGACTCCAGGGTCGTCATCCTCACCCACCAGAGCAGGCCGGGCAAGAAGGACTTCACGACTCTCCAGGCCCATGCGGAGAAGCTGGGGCACATGCTCGGCCGCCCTGTCGGGTACGTCGACGATATCTTCGGGCGGGCGGCGCGGGAGGCGGTCTCCTCCCTCCATGCCGGCGAGGTGCTGATGCTTGAGAATGTCAGGTTCAATGCCGAGGAGAACCTGACTCTGGCGCCCGAGGTGGCGAAAGGTACTCATATCGTGCGCAGACTCGCTGCGATGGGCGATGTCTTTGTGAACGATGCCTTCGGCACTGCCCACCGCTCACAGCCAACTGTTGTCGGCCTGCCCATGCTGATGCGGTCGTCTGCTGGTCTCCTGATGGAGCGCGAGGTCAGGAATCTCTCCCGGGTTTTCACCGGGGCGCCGCGGCCGGTGACCTTTGTCCTCGGGGGGACGAAGGTGGACGACTCCATCGCCGTGGCAGAGAATGTGCTTGAGAACGGTATTGCCGACCGTGTCATTGTCATCGGCGTGGTGGCGAATGTCTTTTTGATCGCCGCCGGCTACGACATCGGGAAACCGTCCAAGGATCTTGTCGCCCAGTTGAAGTATACGGCCGAGATCGAGAGGGCGAAGGCCATCCTCTCCCGTTTCGGCGACCGGATCCTCTTCCCCGATCAGGTCGCGGTGCGGGAGGAGAATACCCGCGCCGAGTACCCGGTCGACCGTATCCCGGCCGACGCCCCGGTGATGGACATTGGTTCTGACGCCCTTCAGACTGTCTGCGATGCGATAGGGTCCTCGGGGACGGTCGTACTGAACGGCCCCGCGGGTGTCTTCGAGGACACCACCTTTGCGGTGGGAACGTTCGAGATCCTGAGGGCTTCATCGAAGGTGCCCTTCTCCGTTGTCGGCGGCGGTCACACGGCCGCAGTGATCGAGAAGATGGGGCTTGAGTCGGCCTTCACTCACATCTCCACCGGCGGCGGGGCGTGCATCGAATTCCTGACCGGCAAGAAACTCCCCGCGATCGATGCGCTGGAAAGGTCGCAGGGGATCTTCAGGGTCTGA